The Stenotrophomonas sp. ZAC14D1_NAIMI4_1 DNA segment CGCGCCAGTGCTGCAGGTCGTCGCTGGCGTCGACCTGCACCTGTGCCTGCAGGGGTTGGCCGCTGTCGACCCAGTCCAGCACCAGCGCCGCGACCGGCTGCTGGCCCAGCACGCTGCCGTCGATCAGCCAGCCGCCCTGCCCGTTCGCCACGGCGCCACTGCCCACCCGCGCCTCGACCCGGCGAACGCGACCATCGGTATCGCGCTCGGTCAGCAACTGCAGGTCGTTGCGCTGCGCTTCGGCCAGCGGCGGCAGCGCGAACCACGGCAGCTCGCGCTGCACCGGCGGCTGCGCCAGCGGCTGGTCGGGGGCCAGCAGCGCCGACGGCAACGCCTGCCCGGCGGCGTTGAACACCTGCAGGTCGCCCAGGTCGGCACGGCCAGCGCGGCGGTAGATGGCCGGCTCCAGCACCACGCGGTAAGCGCCGGACTGCGCGCTGGACAGGCTCAACGGCCACTGCTCGGCGTAGTGCCTGCGGTAATCGTTGGCCTGCGCGGATGCCGTACCCGCCACGGCCAGCAGGATCGGCAGCAATGCACTGCGCCATGTCTTCATTGCGTGTTCTCCACGGTCGGCGCGGTGCCCGGGGGCGCCGGCGCCAGATAGCCCACGACCGTGCACAGCAGGCCGTAGGCGATGAACGATGCGATACCCAGCAGGTTGCCCAGGTGCTGGCGGTCGATCAGCACCAGCTTGGCCAGCACCACGGCCATCAACACGGCACCCACCATCCACAGGACGCGCTGGCCACGGCGCGAGCCCCAGACCCAGGCGATCACGCCCAGCACGCTCCACAGCACCGTCAGGCTGGTCTGGGCCAGGCTCCCGCGTGCCATCGACGGGCTCCAGGGCGCGCCGCCCCAGTGGTGGACACCGTGCAGCACGGTGCTGGTGAGGGCGATGAAACCGGCCAGCGCCAGCACCGGCACGCGCAGGCGCTGCAACGAGGCCGGGGCCTGGCTGCCGAACAGCCAGCGCGCGGCCAGCAGCAGGCTCAGCCACTGCGCAAGTTCAGCCGGGTTGAGCACCGGCAGCCACGGCAACGGATCGGCATCACCGGCCAGGCTGATGCCGATCCACCAGGCACAGGCCAGCACACCAAACACCACGGTCTGCAGGGTGGTGCGTGCTGCGTCGAAGGCGTCGCCCAGCGGCCAGCGCAACCACGTCCAGCGCCACAGCGACACGGCCGCCAGCAGCAGCCACGGCAGGGTCACCAGCAGCGCCGTCCAGCCCTGCGCCAGCTGCGCGGCATCATCGCCCCACAGCGCAAGCAGGGACAGCAGCGAAGGCCACAGCAGCCACCACAGGAACTGGGCGATGCGGCCCACGCCGTCGCCGCTCTGCCGCAGGCACAACAGCGTGCGCACGCCCAGCACCGCAAACACCGCCCAGGCCAGCCCGCCGTAGCCGGCAAACGGCTGCTGGTGCGCATCGCCCTGCAACAGCGCCAGCGGGAAGCCCGTCGCCAGCATCAGCAGCGCGGTCATGCCCAGCGCACGCGCCGGCTGCCGACGATGCACCTCGGCGGCCAGCCAGGCGGTCACCGCCGCCAGCACCAGCAGGGCATCGGCCTTTGCTGCGTGCTCGATGAAGCGGACGATTTCATGGACGAAGCCGCCCAGCCACCACAGCAGGCCCCACAGGTAATAGACCAGGGCAACGTCATGCCGCGCGCGGCGCTGGTAGCTCCAGGCACTGGCGAAGCCGGCCACGGCCAGCAGCAGCGCGCCGACGGCGGTGGCGTTGAGCAGGAACCGGGTGTCGCCGTGCCAGTGGTCGGCGCCCACCACGAAGGCGAACGCGGCACCGAGCTGCAGCAGCGCGGCAGCCACCTGCGGCAGCCAGCGCTTCTGCCGCAGCCCCAGCCACGCCAGGCCGGCACCTTCCAGCGCGAACACCGCGCCGGTGGCACGCGCCGACAGCGCCAGCGGCACCGCGAGCGTGGCAAAGCCCACCGCCAGCACCGCGTGCGACTGCGCCAGCACGCTGTACGACGCGCGATGGATCAGCGCGCGTGCCAGCAACGCATAGACCGCCGCCAGGCCCAGCGCGCACAGCGCCAGCGTCATCGGCTGCTCGTGCAGCATGCCGGCCTGCAGCGAGAACGCGATCAGCGGCGTGCCGAACACCAGGCTGCCATCGACCAGATCGCGGCGCTCGGCCGGCTGGCGGCGTGCGTACAGCAGCGGAATCAGCAGGTAGAACGCGAAGAACAGCAGCAGGAAGGGTTCGGTGCTGGCGAACTTGTCGGCGCGGTACTGCAGCACGCCCCAGAAGGTGCCGATGCCGAAGGTGAAAGCAAAACCCAGCAGGTTGAGCGCGCGCCACGGGCGGAACCAGGCGATGGCGAAGATGCCCGCATTGAGCACCGCGTAGTAACTGAACAGCCCGACGTGGTTGCCACTGCCGGTGGACAGCCACAGCGGCGCCATGAAGCCGGCAAGGATGCCCAGCACTGCCAGCGTGCGCGAGTTCTGCACCACGGCCAGCACGCACAGGCCCGCCACCAGCAGGATCGAGCTGGCGAAGGCAAAGCCGGGGTTGATGAGTTCGAAGCGCTTGAACGCAGCGAAGATGGTCAGCAGCAGCACGCCGATGGCACCGCCCTGCAGGGCCAGCGCAAACAACCGACGACGTTCGCGCTGGTGCCAGCCGAAGCCCAGCAGGCACAGCGCACCGACGGTGATGGCGGCCAGGCGCAGCTCGATCGGCAGCACCAGCCAGCCCTGGTCGCTGACGTACTTCAGCAGCGCAGCAACGCCGGCCAGCAGCACCAGCATGCCGATCTTCACCGGCACGTTGCCCTCGGTGAACCAGCGTTTGGCCGCGCCCACGGCACGTTCAATGACGTTGGGCTGCGCCGGCTGCTTCGGCTGCGGCGGCAGCGGCGGGCGCGCCGATACCGGCGGTGGCACGGGTGGCACGGGGGGCGCAGGTGGTTCGGGCGCGGGACGCGGTGCAACGGGAGGTACCTGCGATACCACCGGCGGCGGAGCGGCCGCAGCCGGGCGCAGGACCGGCGGTTCGCGGGTCCCGGCGGCGGGCGCGGCGGGCCGTGGCGGCGCCACGGCGGCCTCGGGCTCACGCGGCGGGGCGGCAGCGGCCGCGATGCCGTCAGCCACTGCGCTCTCCAGCGCGGCCACGCGCCGGCGCAGGCCGGCAATCATCACCAATGCCACCACCAGCAGCAGCGGTATCGCCAGCAGGGCCAACACCACCAGGACGATCAGTGCTTCCATTCTTCGTCTACCCCAACGCAGCCGCGCCCCAGCGGCAGCGGTCCGTGGCCCATGCTACGTCAGCCGGGCCCATGAACGACGAACCCCGGCAAGCCGGGGTTCGTGTGCGGATCTTCGCGGGCCTTACTTGGCCGCGACGACCTTGGCCATTTCCAGGCACTTGTTCGAGTAGCCCCACTCGTTGTCGTACCACGACACGAGCTTGACGAAGGTGCCGTCGAGGGCGATGCCGGCGTCGGCATCGAACACCGAGGTGTGGGTTTCACCGACGAAATCGGTGGCCACCACCTTGTCTTCGGTGTAGCCCAGGATGCCCTTCAGCGCGCCTTCGCTCTGTGCCTTCACTTCGGCGCAGATCTCGGCGTAGGTGGCTTCCTTTTCCAGCTCGACGGTCAGGTCGACCACCGACACGTCCGAGGTCGGGACGCGGAAGCTCATGCCGGTCAGCTTCTTGTTCAGTTCCGGGATGACCACGCCGACGGCCTTGGCCGCGCCGGTGGACGACGGAATGATGTTCTCCAGGATGCCGCGGCCGCCGCGCCAGTCCTTGTTGGACGGGCCATCGACGGTCTTCTGGGTGGCTGTGGCCGCGTGCACGGTGGTCATCAGGCCGCGCTTGATGCCCCACTTGTCGTTGATGACCTTGGCCAGCGGGGCCAGGCAGTTGGTGGTGCACGACGCGTTGGAGATGATCGCCTGGCCGGCGTAGGTCTTGTCATTCACGCCGAACACGAACATCGGCGTGTCGTCCTTCGACGGAGCCGACAGGATGACCTTCTTCGCGCCCGCATCGATGTGCTTCTGCGCGGTTTCCTTGGTCAGGAACAGGCCGGTGGCTTCCAGCACCACGTCGGCGCCGACTTCGTCCCACTTCAGGTTGGCCGGGTCGCGTTCCTGGGTCAGGCGGATCTTCTTGCCGTTGACCAGCAGGTCGTTGCCCTGCACCGCCACGTCGGCCTTGAAGCGGCCATGCACGGAGTCGTACTTCAGCATGTACGCCAGGTAGTCCGGCTCCAGCAGATCGTTGATGGCTACGATTTCGATGTCATCGCCGAAGTTCAGCACCGCCGAGCGCAGGACGTTGCGTCCGATGCGACCGAAACCGTTGATACCAACCTTGATTGCCATGTTCAGAAGCTCCTGCAGCCGCGACAGGTGCGGCGGGATGGATAGGGCCCATAAGTCTAGCAGCACCCCACTGGCCACCGCCGGCCAGCGCCGCGGGCTGGCAGGCGGCGGGACAGGATTTGATCCGGATCAAAGCGTTAGCGCGGCGTGAGGCCGAGACTGGCCCCATCTACCCCGCAACGAGAACACCCCCATGCGCAAGACCTCCCCCCTGATCCTGGCCGGCCTGGCCGCTGCCGTCTCGCTGGCCGCCGCCCCGGCCATGGCCCAGTCCAAGGGCGACTGGACCGTCTCTGCCGGCGTCCACCAGGTCGCCCCGAAGTCGAACAACGGCTCGCTGGCCGGTGGCACCCTGAAGGTGGACGTCGACAGTGACATCAAGCCGACCATCACCGGTGAATACTTCATCGCCGACAATCTCGGCATCGAAGTGCTGGCCGCGCTGCCGTTCAAGCACGACATCAACATCAACGGCCTGGGCCGCGTGGGCAGCACCAAGCACCTGCCGCCGGTGGTAAGCCTGCAGTACCACTTCAACAGCAAGGGCAAGGTCTCGCCGTTCGTCGGCGCGGGCCTGAACTACACGACGTTCTTCAGCGAGGACACCACTGGCGCGCTGGCGGCCAGCAAGCTGAAGCTGGAAGACTCGTGGGGCCTGGCCGCGCATGCCGGCATCGACTTCGCCATCGGCGAGAAGGGCGCGCTGCGCGTGGACCTGCGCTGGATCGACATCGACAGCAAGGTGAAGCTGGACGGCGAGAAGATCGGCACGGTCAACATCGACCCGCTGGCTTACGGCGTCTCCTACGTCTTCAAGTTCTAATTCAAGTTCCAGGACACCCACAAACCTCGCAGCATGTTGCCCCGGTGTGTGTGCCGGGGCTTTTTTTGGACACATTGCGTCAAACCCGCGGTTACCTTCGCCCCGCTAGAATGGGCGCATGAAAGCCCTGCACTCCCTGATCCTCGCTGCCGCCCTCGCGCCGGCCCTGCTGACCCTGTCCGCCCCCGCCCATGCCTGGGGCGCGCAAGGCCACCGACTGGTGGCCGAAGTGGCCGATACCCGCCTCAACCCGGCCGCGCGTGCCGAGGTCGACCGCCTGCTGGCCACCGAGCCCGGCGCCACCCTGGCCAGCATCGCGCCGTGGGCCGACCAGCTGCGCGCCAAGGACCCCGGCCTGGGCCGTCGCTCCGCCGGCTGGCACTACGTCAACATCGCCGAGGACGGCTGCCAGTACGAGCCGGCCAAGCATTGCAAGAACGGTAACTGCATCGTCGAAGCACTGAAGGCGCAGAGCGCCATTCTCGGCGACCACAGCCTGACCGACGGCGAGCGCCTGCAGGCGCTGAAGTTCGTCGTGCACATGGTCGGCGACGTGCACCAGCCGATGCATGCCGGCTACGGCCACGACAAGGGCGGCAACGACTTCCAGCTGCAGTTCGGCAACCGCGGTACCAACCTGCATTCGCTGTGGGACAGCGGCATGCTCAACACCCGCAAGCTGGATGACGCCGGCTACCTGCCGGTGCTGCGCGCGTTGCCGGCGCCGAAGCTGGCCCGCCAGTCCAACCCGCAGCGCGACCCGCAGCGCTGGGCCGAAGCCAGCTGCCGCATCTCGGTGCAGCCGGGCGTGTACCCGGCCACGCACAAGATCGGCGATGAATACACCGAGCGCTATCGCCCGGTGGCCGAAGCACAGCTGCGGCTGGCCGGCGAAAATCTGGCACAGCTGCTGAACCGCGTGCTCGGCACGCGCTGAGGAGGTTCCGATGTCGGCCCAGGTCCAATCCTTCTTCCACCGCGACAGCAATACCTTCAGCTACCTGGTCTTCGACCCGGACAGCGGTGAAGCGGCGCTGATCGACCCGGTCCTGGATTACGACCCGGACACCGACGCCAGCAGCGACGCGCCGGTGCGCCCGCTGCTGGAGGCCATCGAGCAGCAGGGCCTGCGCCTGCGCTGGCTGCTGGAAACCCACGCCCATGCCGACCACGTGTCGGCCGGGCGGCGGCTGAAGCAGCGCTTCCCGCAGGCAACCCTGGCCATCGGCGAGGGCATCCGCGAGGTGCAGGCCACCTTCGCACCGCGCTACGGCCTGGAGCTGGCAGCGCAGGACGCACACTTCGACCATCTGTTCACCGACGGCGAAACCTTCGCGCTGGGCCAGTTGCAGGGCCGCATCATCGCCGTGCCCGGCCACACCAGCGACAGCATCGCCTACCTCATCGGCGATGCGCTGTTTACCGGCGACTCGCTGTTCATGCCCGATGGCGGCACTGCCCGCTGCGATTTCCCGGGCGGTGATGCCGCGCAGCTGTACCGCTCCATCCAGCGCCTGCTTGCCCTGCCCGATGCCACCCGCGTGTTCGTCTGCCACGACTACGGCCCGGGTGGCCGCGCGTTCGCCAACCAGACCACCATAGGCGAGCAGCGCGCGCACAACATCCACGTGCACGACGGCGTAGAGGAAGCCGCGTTCGTCAGCGTGCGCGAGGCACGCGATGCGACCCTGGCCGAACCCAGGCTGATGCAACCGGCGGTGAAAGCCAACATCGTTGGCGGCGCCTGACGACAGCGGTGGAAAACCGCCGGGCGTGGCCCGGCGCTACCCGTTACCTGCCCTGCGTGCGTACCACGTGCTGGCCCTTCAAGATCTCGAAGGTGAACGCGTACTGCAGGGTGACCGCCACCGGTTCGATGCGGTCGGCACCCTCGCAGCCACGGTCATCAGGCACCTTGCCCGGTGCGAAGTGGCAGACCGCTGCGGACGAGTACAGCCACTGCGCGACTGCGGCCTGCGCCGCCTGCAGCAGCGGCCCGTTCTCCGCCGCCAGGCCGGCGCTGCATTCACTGCGGTCGGTCAGCGGCTGGCTGCGTTCAACCCGCCCCTGCGCGTCGACCACCACCTGCAGGCAGATGGTGGTCGGTGCCAGCGAGGTGCGTGGGTCGTTCCCGCCCACCACCGGGTCGGGTGCGGTATGCAGCTGCGGCATCCGATAGCCCTCGCTGGCCGCCAGCGTGTAGGGCTGGATCTGCCCGCTACCGTCCCCATCCGCCGCGCGCAGGCGCTGGTGGCCGACGTTCTCGCTGCGGGTGTCGACCGTGGTCACGCGCTCCCGGGTGGCGCAGCCTGCCAGCAGCACCGCTGCAATACACAGCGGTGCGCCCTTCATCGCTGCCTTCACTGCGCCTGGCCACCAGCAGGTTCGGTGTTGTCCATGGCGTAGGTGATCGGGATACGCAGCTTGCCGGCCACCGCCTTGCCATTCTTCATCGCCGGCGTGTAGGTCCATTTACGCGCCGCTGCGATCGAGGCAGCTTCGAATACTCCGGGGTTGGTCGCACTTTCCACCTGCACGTCGGTGACGGTGCCCTTGGCATCGACGGACACGATCAGGTTCACCACACCGGTCTGGCCCTTCTCGAAAGCCTCGGCCGGAAAGCTGGGCGGTGACATCTTCTGGGCCTGGATCGGGCTGTCCAGGCCGGCCTTGGCGGCATCCGCCGCGGCGTGCTGGAACGGTTCGGCGCTGACCGACGGCGTGCCCTTCACCGCGCCCTGGCTGGCCCAGGCCAACGCAGCAACACCCATGCACAACCCCATCAGCAACACCTGGCCGGACACCTTCGGCAATGCCTTCCGCTTCGACTGCTTCAACATGGCGATACGCTCCTTCAACACGGGTTGGCTGCGCCAATGACATGCCATCGGTGCAACCGGATGGACCAGCTGCGCCTTCAACAGCGTGCTGGCATAAAGACGGCGCTGCGTCGGCTGCGCGGCAACGGTGCGCGCATCGCAGGCCAGTTCCTGGTCGCGCAGGAAGCGGCGCGCGGCCCACGGCAACAACGGGTGGAACCAGAACACCGACCGTGCCAGCAGCAATGCGCCATTGGCCCAGTGGTCGCCATTGCGGCGGTGGCTGCGTTCGTGGCGCAGGATCAGCGCCTGTTCGTCGGCATCGAACTGCTGGTCGAAGTGCGGGCCGACCACGATGCGCGGCTGCCACAGGCCGACCAGCGCGGGCAGGCCGGGGTCGGCGCTGGCCTGCCAGCTGCCATCGCCACGTGCCTGCAGCGTGCCCAGTGCGCGCTCGAAGCGGCGTTGCGCGCGCAGTTCGCGCGCCAGGTGCAGGCCGGCGCCCAGCCCCCAGACCAAGGCCAGCAGCCACGGCCACATCGGCAGCTGCGCGGTGACACCTTCAACGGTGCCCGGCACCACCTTCAGCGGCAGCGTGGGTACATGCTGCAGCACCGGCAGTGCCCGCAAGGCCGGCAGGGGCAGCAGCAGGGCCACCATCAGCAGCGGCAGCAGCCACCAGCTGCGATAGGCCAGCTCCGCGCCGCCCAGCTTCACCAGCAGTGGCCGCGCGGCCGCCAGCAGCAGCACGCCCAGCGCCAGCCACAGGCTGGCCTGCCACAGTCCATCGAGCAGCTCATTCATCGTCCATCTCCTGGATCAGCTTCTTCAGTTCGGCAATGTCCTGCGCCGTCAGTTGCCCGCGCTCGCTGAAGTGCGCCACCAGCGGCGCCACCCGGCCATCGAACACGCGGCCGATGAAGTCCTGGCTCTGCGTTTCCACCCAGGCCTGGCGCTGCAGCAGCGGCTGGTACAGGTAGCGGCGGCCATCGCGCTCGGCGGCGATCGCGCCCTTGGTCAGCAGGCGGTTGAGCAGGGTCTTGATGGTCGGCTCGGCCCATTCACGGTGGGCCAGTGCGGCCACCACCTCATCGGCACTGCGCGGCGCCTGCTGCCACAGCACCTCCATCACGACGGCTTCGGCTTCGCTGATCGGGGTCATGGTTTACATCCGTAATCGACAGCCCGATTACGCGCGTAATCGAACGGGATGTCAAGCCCTCGACCGCCGGTTCATCCGGCCTGCCCCAGCATCGGCCCTTCTGCCCACGGAGCCCGCATGAAGCCGCTGCGCAAGCTGGATTACCCGGTGGACCAGGCCCGGCGTTTCCTCGAGCCGGGCCCCATCGTGCTGGTCAGCACGGCGGCCCACGGCCAGCGCAACCTGATGACACTGGGCTGGCACATGGTGATGGGCTTCTCGCCCTCGCTGCTGGCCACCTACATCTGGAACGAGAACCACAGCTTCGCCCTGGCCCGCGACAGCCGGCAGTGCGTGATCAACGTGCCGGGCGTGGAGCTGCTGGACACCGTGGTGGACATCGGCAACTGCAGCGGCCGCGAGGTGGACAAATTCGCACGGTTCGGCCTGGATGCAGTGCCCGCCCGCGACGTCGCCGCACCGCTGGTCGGCCAATGCCATTCCAGCTTCGAGTGCCGGCTGCACGACGACAGCCAGGTGCAGGCCAACAACCTTTTCATCTGGGAAATCGTGCGCGCCCACGTCGCGCCGCGACCGAAGCTGCCACGCACGTTCCACTACCGGGGCGATGGCCGGTTCATGGTTTCGGGGCAGGAAATCTCGCGTCGACGGCGGTTCAAGCCCGACATGCTGTAATGCCAGCACTCTCCTTGCCGCAGGACCGCCACGCATGACCGAACACCTGACCGACCTCGACGCCGCCGTTGACTGGCTGTTCGCGCGCGTGGACGGGCCGCTGCGGGTGGGGGCACCGCTGGCACTGGGCAAGCCGCACCGGCTGCTCAATGCGTTGTATGCGCGGGTGGAAGGGGATGCGTCGCGGCCGCTGCAGCTGTACACCGCACTGTCGTTGAACCCGCCCAAGGCACGCGGCGATGGCCTGGAGGCGCGCTTCATGGCGCCGTTCGTGCAGCGCCATTTCGGCGAGGATTTCCCGCGCCTGGCCTACGCCGATGCGATCGCCCGCGATGCGCTGCCCCCGCATGTGGAGGTGGAGGAGTTCTACATGCAGTCCGGTGCGCTGCTCGGCTCGCGCCAGGCGCAGTCCAGCTACACCAGCCTGAATTACACGCATGCCGCCGATGCCGTGGCGCAGCGCGCGCCGCACGTGATCGTGCAGAAGGTGGCGATGCGCCCGGACGATCGCCGGCTCTCGTTGTCGTGCAACAACGACATCACCCAGGACACCCTGGACGCGATGGCCGCG contains these protein-coding regions:
- a CDS encoding MBL fold metallo-hydrolase, yielding MSAQVQSFFHRDSNTFSYLVFDPDSGEAALIDPVLDYDPDTDASSDAPVRPLLEAIEQQGLRLRWLLETHAHADHVSAGRRLKQRFPQATLAIGEGIREVQATFAPRYGLELAAQDAHFDHLFTDGETFALGQLQGRIIAVPGHTSDSIAYLIGDALFTGDSLFMPDGGTARCDFPGGDAAQLYRSIQRLLALPDATRVFVCHDYGPGGRAFANQTTIGEQRAHNIHVHDGVEEAAFVSVREARDATLAEPRLMQPAVKANIVGGA
- a CDS encoding M56 family metallopeptidase is translated as MNELLDGLWQASLWLALGVLLLAAARPLLVKLGGAELAYRSWWLLPLLMVALLLPLPALRALPVLQHVPTLPLKVVPGTVEGVTAQLPMWPWLLALVWGLGAGLHLARELRAQRRFERALGTLQARGDGSWQASADPGLPALVGLWQPRIVVGPHFDQQFDADEQALILRHERSHRRNGDHWANGALLLARSVFWFHPLLPWAARRFLRDQELACDARTVAAQPTQRRLYASTLLKAQLVHPVAPMACHWRSQPVLKERIAMLKQSKRKALPKVSGQVLLMGLCMGVAALAWASQGAVKGTPSVSAEPFQHAAADAAKAGLDSPIQAQKMSPPSFPAEAFEKGQTGVVNLIVSVDAKGTVTDVQVESATNPGVFEAASIAAARKWTYTPAMKNGKAVAGKLRIPITYAMDNTEPAGGQAQ
- a CDS encoding flavin reductase family protein — protein: MKPLRKLDYPVDQARRFLEPGPIVLVSTAAHGQRNLMTLGWHMVMGFSPSLLATYIWNENHSFALARDSRQCVINVPGVELLDTVVDIGNCSGREVDKFARFGLDAVPARDVAAPLVGQCHSSFECRLHDDSQVQANNLFIWEIVRAHVAPRPKLPRTFHYRGDGRFMVSGQEISRRRRFKPDML
- a CDS encoding OmpW family outer membrane protein, which translates into the protein MRKTSPLILAGLAAAVSLAAAPAMAQSKGDWTVSAGVHQVAPKSNNGSLAGGTLKVDVDSDIKPTITGEYFIADNLGIEVLAALPFKHDININGLGRVGSTKHLPPVVSLQYHFNSKGKVSPFVGAGLNYTTFFSEDTTGALAASKLKLEDSWGLAAHAGIDFAIGEKGALRVDLRWIDIDSKVKLDGEKIGTVNIDPLAYGVSYVFKF
- a CDS encoding S1/P1 nuclease; this translates as MKALHSLILAAALAPALLTLSAPAHAWGAQGHRLVAEVADTRLNPAARAEVDRLLATEPGATLASIAPWADQLRAKDPGLGRRSAGWHYVNIAEDGCQYEPAKHCKNGNCIVEALKAQSAILGDHSLTDGERLQALKFVVHMVGDVHQPMHAGYGHDKGGNDFQLQFGNRGTNLHSLWDSGMLNTRKLDDAGYLPVLRALPAPKLARQSNPQRDPQRWAEASCRISVQPGVYPATHKIGDEYTERYRPVAEAQLRLAGENLAQLLNRVLGTR
- a CDS encoding BlaI/MecI/CopY family transcriptional regulator — its product is MTPISEAEAVVMEVLWQQAPRSADEVVAALAHREWAEPTIKTLLNRLLTKGAIAAERDGRRYLYQPLLQRQAWVETQSQDFIGRVFDGRVAPLVAHFSERGQLTAQDIAELKKLIQEMDDE
- the gap gene encoding type I glyceraldehyde-3-phosphate dehydrogenase, whose product is MAIKVGINGFGRIGRNVLRSAVLNFGDDIEIVAINDLLEPDYLAYMLKYDSVHGRFKADVAVQGNDLLVNGKKIRLTQERDPANLKWDEVGADVVLEATGLFLTKETAQKHIDAGAKKVILSAPSKDDTPMFVFGVNDKTYAGQAIISNASCTTNCLAPLAKVINDKWGIKRGLMTTVHAATATQKTVDGPSNKDWRGGRGILENIIPSSTGAAKAVGVVIPELNKKLTGMSFRVPTSDVSVVDLTVELEKEATYAEICAEVKAQSEGALKGILGYTEDKVVATDFVGETHTSVFDADAGIALDGTFVKLVSWYDNEWGYSNKCLEMAKVVAAK
- a CDS encoding DUF2339 domain-containing protein, which produces MEALIVLVVLALLAIPLLLVVALVMIAGLRRRVAALESAVADGIAAAAAPPREPEAAVAPPRPAAPAAGTREPPVLRPAAAAPPPVVSQVPPVAPRPAPEPPAPPVPPVPPPVSARPPLPPQPKQPAQPNVIERAVGAAKRWFTEGNVPVKIGMLVLLAGVAALLKYVSDQGWLVLPIELRLAAITVGALCLLGFGWHQRERRRLFALALQGGAIGVLLLTIFAAFKRFELINPGFAFASSILLVAGLCVLAVVQNSRTLAVLGILAGFMAPLWLSTGSGNHVGLFSYYAVLNAGIFAIAWFRPWRALNLLGFAFTFGIGTFWGVLQYRADKFASTEPFLLLFFAFYLLIPLLYARRQPAERRDLVDGSLVFGTPLIAFSLQAGMLHEQPMTLALCALGLAAVYALLARALIHRASYSVLAQSHAVLAVGFATLAVPLALSARATGAVFALEGAGLAWLGLRQKRWLPQVAAALLQLGAAFAFVVGADHWHGDTRFLLNATAVGALLLAVAGFASAWSYQRRARHDVALVYYLWGLLWWLGGFVHEIVRFIEHAAKADALLVLAAVTAWLAAEVHRRQPARALGMTALLMLATGFPLALLQGDAHQQPFAGYGGLAWAVFAVLGVRTLLCLRQSGDGVGRIAQFLWWLLWPSLLSLLALWGDDAAQLAQGWTALLVTLPWLLLAAVSLWRWTWLRWPLGDAFDAARTTLQTVVFGVLACAWWIGISLAGDADPLPWLPVLNPAELAQWLSLLLAARWLFGSQAPASLQRLRVPVLALAGFIALTSTVLHGVHHWGGAPWSPSMARGSLAQTSLTVLWSVLGVIAWVWGSRRGQRVLWMVGAVLMAVVLAKLVLIDRQHLGNLLGIASFIAYGLLCTVVGYLAPAPPGTAPTVENTQ